In the Clostridium beijerinckii genome, one interval contains:
- a CDS encoding molybdopterin-binding protein: MKKIKTTEAVGNVICHDITQIIKGEKKDVAFKKGHIVTEEDIPVLLSIGKDNLYVWEKKEGMLHENEAAEILCKICKSDYMSATKVKEGKIELIAAEDGLFKIDIEKLRKINSLGEMMIATRHSNFPVKKGDKLAGTRIIPLVIEQKKMDEAVKLAGDKPLMEILPFIHKKAGIVTTGNEVFYGRIKDTFGPVIREKLAEYNVEVLGQKILSDDPKLITEAIKDFIKEGAELIICTGGMSVDPDDTTPTAIQNTGAKIVSYGAPVLPGAMFLLAYYNDALPVIGLPGCVMYAKRTIFDLVLPRVMVNDKITLEDIANLGHGGLCLSCDICTFPNCGFGK, from the coding sequence ATGAAAAAGATTAAAACTACAGAAGCTGTAGGTAATGTAATTTGTCATGATATTACACAAATTATCAAAGGAGAAAAAAAAGATGTTGCGTTTAAAAAAGGACACATTGTTACTGAGGAAGATATTCCAGTTTTATTATCAATAGGTAAAGATAATCTTTATGTATGGGAAAAAAAGGAGGGGATGCTTCATGAAAATGAAGCAGCAGAAATTCTCTGTAAAATATGTAAAAGTGACTATATGAGTGCAACTAAGGTGAAGGAAGGCAAAATCGAACTAATTGCGGCAGAAGATGGGTTGTTTAAAATTGATATTGAAAAGCTTCGTAAAATAAATTCTCTTGGCGAAATGATGATTGCAACACGCCACAGTAATTTTCCTGTAAAAAAAGGTGATAAATTAGCAGGCACACGAATTATTCCTCTTGTAATTGAACAAAAGAAAATGGACGAGGCAGTTAAATTGGCAGGTGATAAACCATTAATGGAGATTCTTCCATTTATCCACAAAAAAGCAGGGATTGTAACTACAGGGAATGAGGTTTTCTATGGAAGAATTAAAGATACATTTGGGCCTGTTATTAGAGAAAAGCTTGCAGAATATAATGTTGAAGTTTTAGGGCAGAAGATTCTTAGTGATGATCCTAAATTAATTACAGAAGCTATAAAGGATTTTATTAAAGAAGGTGCAGAATTAATAATATGTACAGGTGGAATGAGTGTAGACCCTGATGATACAACACCAACTGCAATTCAAAATACAGGCGCAAAGATTGTTTCATATGGTGCCCCTGTGCTTCCAGGTGCAATGTTTTTACTAGCATATTATAATGATGCACTTCCAGTTATTGGACTTCCAGGCTGCGTAATGTATGCCAAGCGTACTATTTTTGATTTGGTTCTTCCAAGAGTTATGGTAAATGACAAAATAACTTTAGAGGATATTGCAAACCTTGGGCATGGTGGGTTGTGTCTTTCATGCGATATTTGTACATTCCCTAATTGTGGTTTCGGGAAATAA